The Capsicum annuum cultivar UCD-10X-F1 chromosome 1, UCD10Xv1.1, whole genome shotgun sequence sequence ATCCAACACGTCTAGttttctctatttcttcatcAATATTGTGTTCGTTATGGGAAATCTTTCCCAAAAACAGTCAAGAAAATAAGTACAGTTTCATTACTTTTACATGTTACATGGTAGttgattttcttctttctctcctCTCCCTTTGATGTACCCCTACACCAGGGAAGGGAGTGGAGGAGGGGGACTTAAGAAAATTTCTGGATTCATGTGATCAACTATTTTTCATGGTTTAGTTGAAGGGGATGACAGTGTTTTAGTACCTGTTAGGAGAATTAACCTTCTCAGTAAAGCTTTTTACTTCCAACAGTCACATTCCATCAAGTTTCAACTTTCATTACTTCTTCTGTGTGTATTCCTTTACAATTTTCAATTCATCTCTCTTCCCTAATCATGCGAAAAGTAAAGTATGCTATAACTTGCTTGGGTTTATATTCGTCTCATCACCCTCATGATATAGATGCTTCTTGCCTACCACTTGTGTCAaaatttatacttcttttctcCCTTCTGCAAAATTGCTGTTAATTGTGCGATGAGGTAGCGATTCCAATGGCATCTATCTTCATATAGTTTTCACTACCAGTGAGGAAGGATAATCCCACTCAGATAAACCTCATCCAATTTCGGTTCCTTTCCTGGCTGTCATAGGCAGCTTTAGTTCTTAGGAAAAGCAGAAAACTAGATGCTACTCCCAATAAAGAGATGCATCCCCACCACATAAATGTCTGAATATAACAGTTCCTACCCATGCAAACCTTTGATCCATCCAATTCAAGCAATTGATTTGATTTTCCTAGGTTTGCTTCATAGACTAGAGCTGCAAGAAGTCCATAGAGTAGTGATCCCAGAGGGATGTTGGTGATAAGAATGTTGTGATTGACTCCTGCACTGTTGGGGCCAAACAGCTCAGAGGTTATTGACACTGCTGCTGAAAATACAAAACCAGAACTCAACCCAACTAATGCTGTGGCAGCACCCAATGCAGCTTTGCTTCCTGATAAAACAAGCAGAAAGAAAGCCAGTGGGGTTGGAATCAGAGCAAATGCAAGCCATCCGGTCCTTGCATAGTACATCTTGCTGCATCCACAAAACCATTTCAGCTGTCAAGTTTTTTTCCCATTATGGTGATTAAGAATAGTAAATCTTGAAATACTTACTCGCGTAGAAAATCTGGGGCAGTTGAAAGCAGGCGCCCGAAGAAAGAAGTTGCAGAATAGAGTGCAACGAGAAAGCTAATGTCTGATCTATATCCTAGTGACTCTGAAATTTGGCCTAGATTATTGCTGTAAACGAGTACAATTGTCCCCCCACAGAAATATGCAAGGTAATACAGCCAGAAATCCAACCTACGCATGAGCAGATTTGCTGAATGTTCTTCTCCAAGCAACAGCAAACGATCTCTCAACAGAAAACTGCTGGTCCAGCTTTCCTTCTCTTTTGAACCATGAAAATTTTCCATCCAAACATTTATACTTGAAGCCTCTTTGCAAATCATCTCGTCATGCAATCCAAGATCATCATTGTCATCAAGGGACATGTAATTAGGATGGAACAGTTGAGACCACTCTTCTGCGCAGATAACCACTGGTGCAATCACCGGTAGGACCAGCAAGAACAATGCACCAGCCAAGAGAATGCTAGCTGTCTCTGCACTATATGAGACTGAGTTCAGGATTAAGAGATAAAGGCCAGTAAAAACTGCTAGTATGGTTAGGCAGCGGAAATTGAGATGTTCTCTGTGAACAGAATCAGCGTGAAGGGTCTGAGAATGAGGTAGCAGGAGGATTGGAAGAGCTGCAACTGATGCGACAAGGGGCACTAGGCCATTAAGAAGAAGGTATAGAGTGTCATCTTCGGAGTTAATGGCATTGGCAATGAGGTTGTACAGGGCTGCACTTGCACCATTGAAACTTATGCTGAGGGACAATGCAAATGGCCTATTTGCCGGGAAATGTTTGATGCACAACACATAGCATACTGTATTAAACCAGCAGATACTGCAGCCAGCCAGCACACACAACAGAAATACCTGCAAGATTTATCAGTGAAGGCTTGAGAACAGAATAGGATCCCCCAATGAATCGTCAAGCGCGGTGAAGTAAAGAGCTgaagaaaaataatcatgtaatatCTTGGATATCTGCAGTGTGCAATTTCAGTTGATTACTATCAAGGTACCATGGAATCAATTGaatcttgatattctttaagATTTTGCAAAGAAGTTTCGAAGCACCAAAATTTAATTGATTAGAATGGAAAACATCTTCTACTGGAGACAGTCCCTGTATGGTTGTTATAAGCAAGACTTTCTGCTTAATGACAAACCTCAGAAATGATAAAACTAAGACAGCTCTCAGTAAACAGAATTAGTTAGGCATTGAACCCCCAATGGATGCTGAATACAAtcattctattattttctatgtcCTGCTATTTACATAATGAACTTTGTAAAGAACCTTAGTCTTGTATCCATAGTAAACTAGATCTCATGATTTCTGGTTGATCAACTATGTTAGTTCTCAACAACCATTAAACTGTAATTATGTTTCTATTTCTTGCCTGGTGGTATTCAAAAGCATTTCTAGAATAATATAATATTTGCTAATTTGTTGTGGTAGCTCTAACTAATGTCAACCACCAGTCAACCAAGGATATGCAGAGAGGAAATTCTCATGGGGAAAACAAAATACAAGACCAAAGAAGATCAACTTCCCAAATTTCATTTCCGAAAATCAAGAAAAGGAGGGGTGAGAAAACTGACCAAGAAATAAGGTAAAATGATGATTTTCTGAATGAGAAGCCATTGAAGGCCATAACCAACAAGTCCCATGAAAGCAGCAATGAAAAGAACAACCCATAATGGGAAATACATAAGAGAAACCCCAGAACACCAACCAAATGCTTTACCCAAATCAGAAGCCATAGACAAATAATTGAGCTGCACTTGTGAAATTCCAAGAACAGATTTCAATTCAGAAGAATAGGATGAGAAGTCAAAATTTGTCCCTGTAAATGCTTGAATCCATGTGCTTGCTATCAACATCATCCATCTTCTTGATTGCTCCATTATaaactctctctcttttttccttcttccttCTCTTTTGGGGTACTATACACTCATGGGATATAGAGTTGTATTATATTGAAAAGGGGTTTTCTTGGATAATCTTGAAAGCAAAGAAATGACTattgttttagttgtgcatgttttATGGTGGTCGGTAAGACCAAGGAGGTTGGAATACAAACACATCATTTGCAATTTTCTGTTGGGGGTTATAAATGATAAACAATCAGAACCATCATATTCACAAGTAATTTTACAAGTAGATTTTATTCTTGCGTTAGGaagtgagaaaaattattttgaaagaattaaaatgtttgccactatatatatatatatatgtatatgtatatgataaATGACAGAGATTTGCCAAAGAAAACTAATGCCACTAACATataacaaatttagaaaaaaacaaatgaTAACAAGAACTATACAACTCAGTTTTGTTATTATACAAGGAAAATCCGTGGTGGCTGTCGTAAATTTTATTTGGGAacaatgataaaaattcaaagttacttatttattaataaaataatagcattggaataattaaaatattactacaacaatattttaagtaataaacaaataatatttgaatcatATTGAGCACTATTACAATAATGTGAAATGTTTTCTTAGACTTAAAtaagtttttcttcaattaattAAAGGATATAAAACTGAATCAATGAAATATATAAtcacaataaaatttaaaaggaaataaaagacaatgaatttttatttttttaaaaggacaTTGTGCTGCAGAAGTGGAGTTATTCATAATTATGaatattgaataagaaaatgagagtGTTATGACTCCTTTTGTCACTTGTCAAATAATTTATGCCACCGAAAATATTGGCAAAACTACATGCAGCAAGCCACATCAAATACACCTGGCAAGATCTTTCGAAATCACCAAAATACTGCCAGCAACTATAAATTAAGGACgtgcaaaaatcaaattaattaattaataaattaaattgaaaaaattattattaatttatcagtattaaattattaaattaataatttttaaatgattttaattttattttattgaaatatcaatttgattttcaatttcaagGTTTTAATTAATGGTTAAATCGACAATCCAATAAAATTATACTattaaagtttatatttttatctctaattatatataattagtgattttatactttaaatatatgacttttttttttttttttcaatttatagtTATTGTCCTAatgttgtttttttctttataaatttgtTGGCATGTTGGGTTCCATGCATTAATATAAACTAGTATATGTACCTGCGCGATGCGCGGAATTAAAGAATTTTAATAGTTAGAACATATCGCATCATTTTagttatattaatatataattgTCATCTTACTTTCAATGCAACGTATTTAATAATAtacacttttcaaaatttcattgtcagtcatatttcattttatttgaattgaattatatccaccTTGGAATGaaatttattttgttgaaaataaataataatgtatcaaatttaagaaaatatatgtgTAATCATTGACATGATTACTCTTCGTAAAATAATGTTGTAATACTTGAACTTGAATTGTGGCACTCATGTAACATAACGCTTTAGTATTTTTAACTTGAATTGTTAAACCATTAGTCATCTTTAAATTTACTGCTATAATTGATTTCTAATTGTTGTCATATTTGTTGGGCGTATTATTCCATCAATTTGGATTAGTCTCCTAAAATTCacacaattttaaaataaataatctcatAATAGTGTTTTGCTGCATATTAAACATCTTGTATTTTAAGTCGTCTGTCAACTGTATTTAGATGTCCACCAAAAAATGTGTTTAGATAGGtcttatactttttattttatattaacttttttttgatGTTCTTTTATTTACTGTTGCTACATTGCTCATTACCTAATATTGTTGGACTAAaatataacattaatttaattattacttgatttgatattcttatctattactCTATTTAATATAAAATTCGCAAATATAAATTATTCGTACACCTAAAGTTagtcatatttaaaatattattttattgtttgagattattttattgattacatttaacaataatatttttgagTATCATTTACTCATGTCATTTTCTAAAATAgcacaaagtaaaaaataatgttACATTATCAATCCAAACTAGTTTTTAATCTATTTACATCACCCCTAAGGTGAAGAACGTCCTTTCTCAAATAATCTTGTaacttttttttcattgttttcaaaagttattttttatgattgCTATAATATTtctgttatttttgtcattttgatatttaaatttataacatTCAGTATTTCACACCTATAATCCAAATAATGCTATATTCTATTCTAAGATGTGATTTTGAATTCACCTAAAGTATAATGAGAACTTGAATATTTTGACCATCTCCCTTTTAATGtacattttttttactaatataataattttgttaactTATTtacattttgatgttttatatatgtatatatatatatatagtgtcaaattcataactattttttaaaattgagttagtctaaagtatttaaaaataataattttactcaTCATAAAGTATATTAGTGTTTTAAATAATCTTGTTTTCATATTTCGTGTAATAAGCgttaataattttcttatcttttgttttcttatttataatcGTTTAAAATTCCTATATAAGTTTATAATTGTTTAAAATTCATAAGGATACAGTAGAAAAAGTTATAATCACTACTATCATGATATTGGGAGTGAAATGTAGAGATATACCTGACAATATTACAAATATCTTCACACATACTATTATTCCTACAAAAAAAATTCCtgaacatttttttaaaattatatagatAATGATGATTGTTACCTATTAATATAGATCAATGAAAGTCTTTCAGAGTCACAAActtttctgtttcttctttttcattgttataattgaatttcaaaatttgaaattattggATATGTACAAAAAAATTTGAAGTTATCATTCAAGTCAATTTTATAATACAGAAATTTGaatacaataatatcaataattattctatatttaaaattatatggaaagattttattatttgagaaggaaattaaaaattacaaaggACAATATAATGAAATTGACAAATTATGAAAGAAATTTATAAGAGATAAAGAAATATTCCTAtaaattaactattttaatttatattctcAAAGATGAATCAATATAAATGCGTATACATTCAAAttgctttaaaattattttggctTACAAAACACCTAAAATAGGCCAAGCAAAACAGATGAAGAATAAACCAACAAGTATAAATTTATGTCACTAAATGAATTCTCATAGAAGAAGAAAGTGTAAAATTGGCCATACAACATATacgaaaatgaaaagaaaaatggattttataaagtaaaaaaaaaaagtgagaagaatatatagtatatatatatgggttCTGAGAGGATTTCGAGTAAACTATGAAATTGTAGTCTTATCTAGTACAATTATATGCTTTTATCTGGATAATAATTTCGATCTATTTTTATAAAACTTACTGATTTGATCGTTTGCATGAAACTAAGAACTTAGTTCTGCAAATCTCTGTTAATCACAACATTGGCTATGAAACCTTTCTTGGTCATTTTCATCACATACTTTTCTGTCAAAATAAATCAGTGATTTTATAAGCACCCTTCAAGGACTAATTTGTAACACTCAAATCAAATATGCAGACTCTCTTTTGTTAAAAATTCAATTACTTCAATTGCTTTCCATATCTCTTTGATAGCCAATATTGCAGTCAAAGTTTTCACCAAATTAATATTTCTCCATGTCTCAgtatttcttcaagttgttcttTATAAAAACTAATTGTGATGATGCCGCCAGAGATAAAGATACGAAAAAATACATCATCATCCAATGCAACTCCCTTTTATGAACACAAAGAGAGCAGATATATGAAAATAGACGTAACAAAATGGTATTAGTTTTTTTGAAGAAGTagaattttatgaaaatagaCGTAACAAAATGGTATTAGTTTTTTTGAAGAAGTAGAATTTGATGGAAAATATTTGAACAGagaaagtatttataggaaaaaaatattgttaCTGTTGATGGCAAGAGAAAAAGAATgtgaataaaagataaaaataagaagataaagaaaaaaaattattggataaGTGTAGGTAGTTTTAAAACTGACAACTTAATTGAGCatattaattcaaaaaaatactgcaactaatttcaaaatttgctgttttttttttttttttagattgtgTCCCtttttataagaattttatcgTACTTGGCATTCTAAAAAGCttcttaaattaatattttttaaacgtgtttgctatttttttttaatacaaaaaatcTGCTTTTTTTTCTTGGCTATAAAGGAGTAGTAGTTATAGGAGGTTAGTTGAAATATTTACTATACAAAATGTAATAACTTCCCAAAAAAACAGTGTTCAATAAACAAactgattttaaatttaaaaaattaatgtaaataATATGCAACTTTTTGCaataaatgaaatattttaaaaaataaatagctaTCAAAATCCCAATGTTGAAAAAAGAGCATTTATTTAAATCTTTCATTTTCTAATACTGATTTTTGTAATGGTTATAATAaatgttgtttaagtttcaaaattaaaaaatatatgaaaatgagcattatattatgaaattaaaatataaaataataatttaactgaaaatttaaatttgaaattttaaaaccaaGCTAATGTAACAACTATTTCCCaactaattaactaaaattttctaactaattaactaaaataaCACGTGTCATTATTAAATGCTTCCACTTGGTTAAATGGAGAGACTTTGtccttttcttttaataatatatagattacaaatttttattgattttgttttttggGAGATCACTATCAATTGCTATTGCATTTAAGTTCGCTACTTTagcaaaaaacataaaatattttagtaATAATGTATTTGAATTTGCTCCTACTTGTATTTTGTGTAGGTTTTTATGCATGAAGGtagtgtatgtatatatgatcatataaaaataaaacgagaaaatgaaaaaaataaaaggagcaTTTTCTTATCAATTAAATCGATAAGCCAAATTGTTAAAGTccaaaatcgataaatcgaaagtcgataatatatattttattggtttgattattgaTTTAGCGTATTGGCATATCAAAAATCAACAAACCGAATCGATAATACACAAAATCTAATAGAACCAATTGATGTACACTCATACTCTAAATTCCACttcaatatatataaaagttCATAGATTATATAGGAGATATAAATCATATTGATAAAAATTTATTCGCCCCAAATGTATACACCAAGTTAATATATGCATGATGTGCATTTGAATGTAGAATTTatgttacttaatcatgattaacAATCCTGGCAACTCcttaggaaatacatcagaaaattcctTCACAACAGGTAGCTCCTCCAACTAAATGCTCCCTCTCTATCATCACTTTTCATAGCTAGGAGGCCTATGCAACCTTTCTTCAATAATCGTTGAGCCTTCATAAAAGATATAAATTTACCAATCTCTGGAACTTGATCCCCTTTAAATACAAAACTAGATTCATTGGGTATATCAAATCGAACTATCTTTGCATGACAATCTACAGTAGCATAGCAAGGAGATAATCAGTCCATGCCCAACAacacatcaaagtcaatcatttCAAGTACAATCAGGTCAGTAAGAGTATCCCTACCTTCCACTATAATCTGACAGTCACGATACACATACTCAACTAACAATGAATCTCCCGCGGGAGTAGcaataaaaaaaaggataatttaACATCTTTGGCTGTCTATCAAATCTC is a genomic window containing:
- the LOC107843618 gene encoding protein NUCLEAR FUSION DEFECTIVE 4, which produces MEQSRRWMMLIASTWIQAFTGTNFDFSSYSSELKSVLGISQVQLNYLSMASDLGKAFGWCSGVSLMYFPLWVVLFIAAFMGLVGYGLQWLLIQKIIILPYFLVFLLCVLAGCSICWFNTVCYVLCIKHFPANRPFALSLSISFNGASAALYNLIANAINSEDDTLYLLLNGLVPLVASVAALPILLLPHSQTLHADSVHREHLNFRCLTILAVFTGLYLLILNSVSYSAETASILLAGALFLLVLPVIAPVVICAEEWSQLFHPNYMSLDDNDDLGLHDEMICKEASSINVWMENFHGSKEKESWTSSFLLRDRLLLLGEEHSANLLMRRLDFWLYYLAYFCGGTIVLVYSNNLGQISESLGYRSDISFLVALYSATSFFGRLLSTAPDFLRDKMYYARTGWLAFALIPTPLAFFLLVLSGSKAALGAATALVGLSSGFVFSAAVSITSELFGPNSAGVNHNILITNIPLGSLLYGLLAALVYEANLGKSNQLLELDGSKVCMGRNCYIQTFMWWGCISLLGVASSFLLFLRTKAAYDSQERNRNWMRFI